TTTTATTATGGGAGGAACAAGAGATTTGGGGAACTAGATTCTGGGTGTAAGAGTGCCAGAATCAGGGAGTTCTGAATGCCAGAGCTTTGGTATCAGGAACTTGAGAAGTTAAAGTGCTGACAGCTTGGCTCATAGTTGTGCAGGGATTTGGGAGTCTCCTAGCCCAGTGGTGCTGGCATTTCAGAACACAACACACTAGGTCTTGGGGTGCGAAGGACTTACTTGGAGTTTAGGCATTTGAAGCTTTGTATTGAGAATCAGCGATTATCCTACCCTCTTTTCCTGTTTATGCTGGGCCTCTCCTCTCGGGCTCTGTCCCCTATATCAAGGCTCATGAGCTCTCCCCCATCTGCCCTAATTCCCTGGGAATGCATCCAGGGTGATCTACTAGTGACAGAACAACTTTCACAGCTCTGGGATTGGGAGGAGGTTGTTCAGTCTCCGGCAGCAAAGGCATGGTCTTGGCCAGCATCTGGGTACCAGGGGGGCAGAAGTGGAGCCTCCAGTGGATGAAGGCTTTAAAAGCCTCCTCAGGGAGGCTCCTCAGCTCCAAGCTCACCACCTGCCTGCCTCTGGACACTTCTGTCACCATGTGGTTCCTGGTTCTGTGCCTTGCCCTGTCCTTGGTTAAGATTGGTGAgacagaggggtgggggatgcAGAAAGGGGAGTGCGCTGTGACTTTCATGCTGCTCTCACGTCCCCAATAAGCCCTTTCCCTCCCATCCAGCACCCCAGCTTATGCCACTCCAACCCACAGTCCACCCCAGACTAGGTTACCAGTCTCTCTTATATCTCTCCTAGCCCCTCCTCGTTGTCATGTTCCCCAGCAGAGGACTGTGTGTCTCTCCAtgtctctgtccatctctggGTCCCTCTGCCGTATCCCTGTCACTGTATGTCTCACCCTCCACCtctgtctctgggtctctgcCTCACTCCCTCTCCATCACTGCCGAGCACCCCCCAGGATGGGACTGAGGGAGACCCTGGAGAAAAGGAAGTGATTGTCATGACATGTCTCTGTGTGAGGGGGTCTTCTCAcgtgctcagtctctccctcCAGGACAGTGATCCACTCTAGGGGGACACAGGGAAGGGCTGGTTTCAGCCGGAGCGTAGTGTGAGccctggaggaaggaggaggtggggggaggaggaggaagaggtgaaggaggaggaggaaaaggaagaggaggaggaagtatAGGAAGAGGgggatgaaaaggaaaaggagggggagaaaaaggagatgtaggaggaggggggaggagaaagaggaggaaggggaaggagtgggaggaggggagagggagggagggggatgctGACTTTGGGCTTGGGACCAGGCCACCTTCTTCTGGGgaccccaccccacagccccagCTGCACCTGAGCAGGTCCcagtcccctcccccgcccttcctgtcctccctccctgttctctctcttgctgcctccccacccccaccgcctgtATTCCTCACtatcttcctttgcttctttgtctttctgtcacttcacctgctgctccttctccttccctgtctgttcCCTCACGCCTGCTTCTTCCCTGGGACCCTTTCTCAGGGTTgctgccttttctcttcctctcctgtctcctttgtGCTCCTTCTGGCTCActgttcttccctctgcctcattCCCGCTTCTGTTTCAAGctctctctttttcactgcttctctttgtctctgaatCTGCCCTTCATGCTGTTACAACCTTCTGTTCTCTCAAGGTCTCTATTTCTCCATGACTCTAAGTCTTTCTTGCACACGGCCTCTCTCCGTGTTTactccttgtttctttctctctctgggacCCTTCCCCATGCTCCCTGGCCccatctcccttttcccctcctctctcctcatcccctgggccccctctctccccagtcATTACCAGCTCTGGCTGGGTCGCCGCAACCTGTTCAAAAGGTAAGACACGGGCCAGCTTGTCCGGGTCCGTAACAgctccctacttgcactctgcaACTTGAGCCATGTGAACCACATCCTCAGCCTAGGGGATGGTCGAAGTCACGACCTCATGCTGCTCTGCCTGGCAGAGCCCGCCCAGATAACAGAAGCTGTGAGGGTCCTGGACCTgcccacccaggaaccccaagtgggggggggcacctgctATGCCTATGGCTGGGGCAGCATCGAACCAGATGAGTGTATGCCGGGGCCAGACcctgcagcctggagcccagaCCCTTGAGTGTAGGGAGGAAGGGACTAGGGACAACCGGACTCTGGCCACAGCCCTTTTTCTCTCTGGCATGTAGTTATACACTCAAGGAATCTCCAGTGTGTGGACCTCAAACTCCTATCCAATGATGTATGTGACGAACTTTACCTTCGGAAGGTGACAGACTTCATGCTGTGTGTTGGGTTCTTGGAAGGTAAAAAGAACACCTGCCTGGTGAGCCAGCCTTTCACTTCAAGGTTTTGAGGTGAAAGAAGGGAGGTGACCACGGTTCAGGGCTGGAACCTGAAAGCTAATCCATCCCCTTCCTTGTGACTTATGCAATATGCCATGTTGACCTTATTCCTCTCTTGATCACCTCCCTTCCATGACTCCTCAGGGGGGGAGTGTCTGGTCAGAGAAAGCTTCCTGAAGAGGTGACATCTGAGATGACCCCTGCTGGTAGGGGTCCTGTAGTATGGTCCTAGTCTTCCTTCCTGCTGACCCATCTGTTGGGACTGTCCTTCTGGACTCTGAAGTCCCACCTCTAGTAGCCAGGACTCGAGTCATTGTCTTCTGTGTTGGAATTCCCACCTGCCTTCTGAGAAAGGACTCAGGCAATTGTTTCTTTCCCCATTGCTGGGAGTCGCTGTGGGTAATATGCAAACCCAGGTTTGAAAGCTTGGGTTCCCCAGGCAGAAATTAGGCTGacctctgtcactctctgtctttccctcttttaCTTTCAGGGTGATTCAGGGGGTCCCCTGGTATGTAATGGCATGTTTCAAGGTATCACATCATGGGGCAGTAAGCCATGTGCCAGATGTAAAAAGCCCACCTTGTACAGCAAGCTGATGCCTCATCTGAAGTAGATCAAGGATGCTACGAGGGCCAACACCCGAATGTTCTTTTCCAACCCTCTACCCCTAATAAAATTGAGTATACATCAATTTCTGGCATCATCTGGTCTTTTCTGGACACAGGGCACCTGGAAGTTCAGGACCCACGTGGCAGAAGCTAGAACTTTCCCAGTCCCCCTGACTTGTGTCCTGAGGTGTGAAGTCAAGGActaggaggggaaggaagggacagagacagatgtAGTCCAGGGATTGTCAAGTGGGGGCAGTTTTGCACCCACCTGCCCAGAAATgttggcaatgtctgaagacatctCCCATAGGTTCTGCAAGGACACACACAAGGAGATGGATGTCTGCGTTCTCTGTGGTGACGCTGAGATGGAAGAGGGCTGTGTGTCCgccttgagagagagacagtgacacgTGGTAGATGCTGTCCATGGAGCAAGAAACAGAAGGTGGAAGCACAGCGCACCAGATACACATCATGGATGAGCTTAGATTAAACAACCCACTTTGTCCTGGGGGCCCTGGGAAACCCTAGAGAAATCGTGACTAGAGGAGAGGTAGGGTCAGCATTGtttcttgtttatgttttttaaatgtttatttttgagagagagaaagagagagagagcaagcaggggagatgcggggggggggggggagacagaggatccaaagtaggctccatgctgacagcagacagccccatatggggttcaaactcacaaactgtgagatcatgacctgagccaaagttggatgctcaaccaactgagccacctgggcacccagTAGGGGCAGCATTGTGTTGTGAGGGGACAGACTAGGGGAAGAGGCTGGAGTCCCTGGAAGCTGCCTTACTATGGGGAGTCTGCTGGGGGTCCCCCAAAACACCCTCAGATTTAATGATTTGCTAGAGGATTCAGGAACTCGGAAAGGCTGTTATACTGTGGTTTATATGGTTTATTACAGTGACAGGACACACATTAAAATCAGCCAAGGAGGCAGGTATATTGATTGAAGTGTGGAGAAACCAGGGACTGACCTGCAGTTCTCTCTCCCGGTGGAGTCATATGGGCAGCACTTGATTCTCCCCAGAAACAATGTGGGACAAGTACAAAGTATTTCTCACCCAAGCCTTGGTGTCCAGAGTTTAGAGTGGAGGTCAGTAGAATTGGAGTGCTTGCACAACTGACCTTAACTACTCAGTCACCAGTCTTTCCAGAGGTCCAACTGATACAGCGTGGCCCAGGCCCCAGGTGTACAAAAACATTTATGTTCACCATAAATCACATTTGTTAGCACAAACTCTCTGGCATGACTCAAGACGCCAGGTATGCTAAGGCACTCTTCCCAGGCAGGATATTCCAAGACATCAGGTATTACCTCCCAGAAGCCACTCAAGGGCCAGTCCTTTCTTTGGACTATGTGTGGTTTGAGCACCACAGGCCTGCTAAATTAATGTAGTAgttgtaaaaagtaaaaacaattacAGATGAGTAGCAGAGTGGAATACAGCTGAAGAACACAATAATGACTTATCAGAccggaaggaaagagaaagaaaaattttaaagaaatgctaaaagaaatgGAGGCTGGAGGTACAGATGCTGACATTAAggtctcagaaagagaaaaaaaaaaagcaaaaggaaaaatgtggcaaaatgtggGAGATAGGGCTTATAGAATTTAAAATGgtggaaagaggggcgcctggctggcctcAAAACTCTAAACCTGGCTATCCTGGGtgttttgcctttccatataaagtttaacattttttttaacgtttatttatttttgagagagagacagagcgtgagtggggtcggggcagagagagagggagacacagaatccgaagcagactccagactctgagctgtcagcacagagcccgacgcgggcctcgaactcacaaaccatgagatcacgatctgagctgaagtcggccgcttaactgactgaaccaccccttTCCGTATAAAgtttaaaatcagtttgtcaTTATCCACAAAGTAACCTTCTGGGATGTTGATTGGGATTTCACTGACTCTGGAAATCAAGTtgggaaaaactgacatcttaAAATATTGAATGTCTCTATctgtgaacatggaatatctctccagtTATTTAGaccttctttggtttctttcatcaaagtGTGGTAGTTGCCTTATGTGGACCTTACacacattttgttagatttgttcCTAAGATCCCCATTTTTGTgagtgctaatgtaaatgggattgtgttTTTAATCCCAAATTCCAaatgttcattgctggtatataaaaAGACAATTAACTCCTATATTTTATCCTTGCATCTTGCCActgcaaaaattaataaaaggatattTACAATAGTGTCTGGGTCCAGAAAGTGGAGCTCTTATGCTCTACCATTTGTCAGTTGCAGATCCCAACAAAAAGAGATATTCCTTGCACTTTAAGTAGGAAgaagcctaggggcgcctgggtggcgcagtcggttaagcgtccgacttcagccaggtcacgatctcgcggtctgtgagttcgagccccgcgtcgggctctgggctgatggctcggagcctggaacctgtttccgattctgtgtctccctctctctctgcccctcccccgttcatgctctgtctctctctgtcccaaaaataaataaacattgaaaaaaaaaatttaagtaggaAGAAGCCTATACTTTAATGGCACAgtaggagaaagaaatattttcgCCTTTCCAGGTAACAGTCCCACCAGTGAGAGactgtcacaactcagccaatgaaaagccactacaCTCCAAACTCCCAGTCACTCCAACGGGCTTTTTGTTTATAACAGACCCTCTCACTCTTTCATTTCCTCTATAAAAGACTGTTTCCCTTTCGTTCTCTGGATTTGCATATGGTTGTGCCATAGCTCTCTTATCTTGAATTGTTCTCTGCTGCTCTTGAATAAACCCATCTTGCTGGTAACATgactgacagttttatttttagggttAACACAGCCTTATTATCATTGCTTATCAATTCCAGgagtttttgtaaaaaaaaaattttttttgtgacTTTACAAAGACAGTTATGTCATCTAGGAGCAAAgatcatcttatttttttcttttctaatttgcatacctttagtttagtttagtggggtttttgtttttgttttcattttttttgtctcattgcattagctaagacttccaatataaTGCTGAATAAGAGTAGTTGAAAAAGACACCCTTTCCTTGTTTCCACTCATAGGGGGAAAGCATCTAGTCTCTCACTATTAACCAGTGTGATCCGtgagatttttgttctttatcGAGTTGAGGGAGTCAACCATCTCTAGGCTTATGCTGCAGACATAGTATTTTGTACCATAACTGAGGAAACCGAGCTTAGAAATCCACAATCTTACCAGCGGACTGGAAGGAAATCTTCTCAATCTTTGCTCAGGAGAGAGATATTATCTTTATTAATCTGGGCTACAAACAGATATGCCCTGGAGACATATTTATTGTTTGGACAGCAAATAAATCTTTGTGAGGGTGGGGCATTATATTTATTAGCTAGGACAATAAACAGATTTTTCTGGAGAGAAGCTTTTATTGTCCTGGAGAGTAAACAAACTGCTCTGAGGGAAATAACCATTTAAGACTGCTTGCTACACCAACATCCTATCCAAGCAAAATATGTTAATTCCATTGCTCACAAGACATGCAGAAGCATGAGGGTCCATGGAGAATTCTACCCCAGCACTGTTCACAGCACACCCTCCATCATTACTTCAGGATAACCTTGTCCATTCTTCCATATGTCTTACTTACCACATCCATGTTTCCCCAAGCTGCCCAGACAGAATGTGGTCATTTGATCTGTATGTGCAAATCCTGCCTaatgtatatgtctgtgtgtatggCTGTGATCTTAGGAATATATCTGTGGACACTGAAGCCAtgacacatatacatacacacacacacacacacacacacacacacacacgcatgcacacacaagtcTATAGCAAATGAGGTCAGAGGAGGTGGGGGTAAATTCTGGAAAAATAAGCAGCAGTTGTAAAACCTAAAGAAAGAATATTGCTTAAAACAACCCAGGGGCTTCTGGAGAAGTTGCAGGAAAAGCATACGTGAATAATATGTAGGTAGAGCAGGGCACAGGGAAGTGGTAACAGTAGAGGGGAAGTTTCCTGTCCTCAGGGATTTTCCACTTACTTGCCCAGAAACCCAGTAAGGTGACAAGTTCCTGGAAGGTGAGGAGGGTGAGCTCCACTCCCAGCCCTGGCAAGTGACCCTCAGTGTGTGGACATTTAACTGGGttgcttccctcctctccccacacaaTAGGCTACATGGGGCCCACTGACAAAGGCTGTGACAATGCAGGGCTTATGGTCCTGATGAGGCATGACTGAATAACTCAGAAAAACAGGATTCTGGATCCGGGGATGGAGAGGTCTGGGAGTTGGCTCCTGGATGTTGTGAGAAGTAGTCTAGAGACCTGGACTCCAGGGTTGGGGAAAAGGATACGGGACATTTCCCAACTCCCATACTATGTGGAAGGATGTACTGGAGTTAGGAGGCTGGACTGTGTGTGCCTTGGGACTCCAAGGAACCTGAGACACAGGGCTTGGACCCTGGCTCTAGGATGTTACCAGTGGATAACTGGAACTCTAGCACCCCACAGTGTTGAGAGAGCCCAGCTTGCTAGCACTTCAGTCTTTCTGTGTACCCTGCACTCTCCTTGTGCATAGCCCCTCCCTACACAGCCCCACATGGGTGCTTGTGGTGAGCACACTCTGTGTAAACACAATACCCAAGAGATACTGTGGGCTGTTTCATACATCATCCAGCAAGAGTTGTGGGACACAAGGTTGCCACCATGACACCATGTTGCTGCAACTGGCCCCACCTGTGCCGCCTCACCCACCACTTGCACTGCCCATGGTGCGGCCCATGCTTTCCCCTTCGTGGGTGGGGCCCACATGGCATCTGGCTGAATCCTGGTGTCTGACAAGGAGCCCAGGATCACAGGGAGCCATGGTGGAAAGGAGTATGAGAGAGGCTGGATGTCAGCTGTCCAAGAATCTTAGACTTCAAGGCTTCACTGTAGAAGGGCCATTGGCCAGAACTTGGATTGGGTTGAAATGAGTTGAGTTGGAGTTGTATGGGGTTGGGCTGGATTGAGTTGCATTGGGTCAGGTGAGATTTTGGTTGGGGTTGTGGATGAGGGTTAGGATGGGGATGGGCTGCTGGATCCAGAAGGGTGACTTGGGAGAAACCCTGATCTACACGTGAGGGATCAAGCCTTTGGCTGGCTATCTTCATCTTCTGTAGTCTTGATGGTCTTAAAATGGGTTTATCTCTGCCcactttttttgttgctgttgattccagtatttttaaattttttttaacgtttattcatttttaacacagagagagacagagcatgaatgggggaaggtcggagagagagggaggcacagaatctgaaacaggctccaggctctgagctgtcagcacagagcttgacgcggggctcgaactcacggaccgcgagatcatgacctgagccgaagtcggacgcccaactgcctgagccacccaggcgcccctgattccagtatatttaacatacagtgttgtattagtttcagatgttcaacgcacactttttttaaaaaaaagatttttaaagttcatttattttgagagagagagagaaagagcacacaggggaggggcagagagagagagggagagagagaatccctctgtgctttcagtgtgaagccagatgtggggctcgaacttgtgaatcgtgagatcgtgacctgagccaaaaccaagagttcgacacttaactgactgagccacccacgtgcccctaatttatttttttaaggaagagattttattatattttttaaaaagtaacactgCCCCAATGTGGCCTCAAAACTCACCTGCACCActactctgagatcaagaatctcatgctctactgactgatccAGGAGGGCACCCCTCAGCGcccacttattttttattcattatcttgACAGTTTCTCTGGTTGCTTAACTAAGAAAGGAGGAAGATTTTCTATCAAGTTTTTAACACGTATCTTAGGTTGGACCTCATGAGTTGGTTTGGTTTTCCTGAACAGCCTTGGCCATCAAAATTGTGGAAAACTAGAGAACCTTCCTATTTTACCTCTGAGACGCTCCAAAGACTAACCTTGAGGTGCATAAATCTAGCTCCTGAGACCTACATAGTCTATTGCAGGGGGTGCTGGATTTTGCATGAGAATAGTCTTGATTTGGGTAGCCAAGTGAACCAGGATCCCTAGGCCTTTAAGTGTTTTGCCGCCTTTTCCATACTTGCCCTGAGACCACCcttaagagaatcccaagtcccTCCATTACCTCAGTCCATGACTTCCATTGTCTTCAGAAACAAAAGGCCATCCTCACTCCATCCCAGGATGACTGTCGCTCACCTCTCTCCTCCTGAGTGCAGTCCACCTTGACCCCAGCCCTGTCCTTGGGACTCCTACTCCCTCTTAGAATACCAGCAGCTCATAGGAGACACTCCCAGCCTTGACCCTCACTCTCTCTATTATGCCGTGACCCGGGAATACCCAATTCTCTCAGCCCTCAGCCAAGCTGACTGTTTCCAACCTCAGTCCTGGAACCCTGCTCCCAAACACCCTAAGCCCATCCAAGATGCTCTTCTCAGCCCACCAGAACTATCACCTAAGTCAGTGATCTTCTACAACCTCCAAAGCTCACTCCAGGCCTTATAAGTTTCTCCAGCATGGGACTCACTAAAACtttcctctctcagcctctc
The Lynx canadensis isolate LIC74 chromosome E2, mLynCan4.pri.v2, whole genome shotgun sequence genome window above contains:
- the LOC115503288 gene encoding prostate-specific antigen-like yields the protein MLLCLAEPAQITEAVRVLDLPTQEPQVGGGTCYAYGWGSIEPDEFIHSRNLQCVDLKLLSNDVCDELYLRKVTDFMLCVGFLEGKKNTCLGDSGGPLVCNGMFQGITSWGSKPCARCKKPTLYSKLMPHLK